The following proteins are encoded in a genomic region of Pseudoxanthomonas suwonensis 11-1:
- a CDS encoding LytR/AlgR family response regulator transcription factor, with amino-acid sequence MVDCVVAEDEELLRASLVQQLGEAWPGLRVVAECEDGASALEAIAAHQPDVAFLDIRMPGLTGIQVAAALAGSSPRTQVVFVTAYDQYAIEAFEKGAVDYLLKPVAPERLQATVQRLQARAAGGGPDQATLDALLQHLARRPPSPSAPPPLAWITASNGRETRLIMLEDVAYFRADSKYTVVVTAEGEALLRTPLKELLAVLDPNRFRQIHRSTIVNLAAVQSVLRDDSGKGQLRLRNRSETLPVSAPFMALFRGM; translated from the coding sequence ATGGTTGACTGCGTCGTCGCCGAGGACGAGGAGCTGCTGCGCGCCTCGCTGGTCCAGCAGCTGGGCGAGGCCTGGCCGGGACTGCGGGTGGTGGCCGAATGCGAGGACGGCGCCTCCGCGCTGGAAGCGATCGCCGCGCACCAGCCGGACGTGGCCTTCCTCGACATCCGCATGCCCGGCCTGACCGGGATCCAGGTCGCCGCCGCGCTTGCCGGATCGAGTCCGCGTACCCAGGTGGTGTTCGTCACCGCCTACGACCAGTACGCGATCGAGGCCTTCGAGAAGGGCGCGGTCGACTACCTGCTCAAGCCGGTGGCACCGGAGCGCCTGCAGGCCACGGTGCAGCGGTTGCAGGCGCGCGCTGCCGGCGGTGGTCCCGACCAGGCCACGCTGGACGCACTGCTGCAGCACCTGGCGCGGCGTCCGCCTTCCCCCTCTGCCCCGCCGCCGCTGGCCTGGATCACCGCCAGCAACGGCCGCGAGACCAGGCTGATCATGCTCGAGGACGTGGCCTACTTCCGCGCCGACAGCAAGTACACCGTGGTGGTCACCGCCGAGGGCGAGGCGCTGTTGCGGACGCCGCTGAAGGAACTGCTGGCGGTGCTGGATCCCAACCGGTTCCGCCAGATCCACCGCTCGACCATCGTCAACCTGGCGGCCGTGCAGTCGGTGCTGCGCGACGACAGCGGCAAGGGCCAGCTGCGCCTGCGCAACCGCAGCGAGACCCTCCCCGTAAGCGCGCCGTTCATGGCCCTGTTCCGCGGCATGTAG
- a CDS encoding histidine kinase yields the protein MSSSLILIVRILFAWAVAVLLAGSLWGWLFDGIGGVFALLAVGAMALALLGAITHVRRVSLLAGRLDAAVLANRQQRRIELPMETVEAYELVAEVLHHLPRSGDVETSPGSLQVQARVRRSDPFGGARPSRWNLLARFAVTHDRVLATVHPGNGTVGVTVLCEPDAAHWVDLFALDEGSNYQNAESVLRALSSKAAAQRREEQARAEREATDNALTVARLNLLQAQVEPHFLYNTLANAQVLARTDPPRAEQMLGHLIQYLRHSLPREHDTLSTLGEELERTRAYLEILKIRMGTRLQLQVEIPDALKQVTLPSMMLQTLVENAIKHGLEPKPGGGTIWILARQVDDQVTVTVADDGCGFGDGASAGTGIGLKNVRERLRLTYGDAASFSIVSNFPSGVAATIAVPAPAPATAPVQPPPVPAAAVDGGIHHG from the coding sequence GCGCTGCTGGCCGTGGGCGCGATGGCCCTGGCCCTGCTCGGCGCGATCACCCATGTGCGCCGGGTCAGCCTGCTTGCCGGTCGCCTGGATGCGGCGGTGCTGGCCAACCGCCAGCAGCGGCGGATCGAACTGCCGATGGAAACCGTCGAGGCCTACGAACTGGTCGCGGAGGTGCTGCACCACCTCCCGCGCTCCGGGGACGTGGAAACCTCGCCCGGCAGCCTGCAGGTGCAGGCGCGGGTGCGGCGCTCGGATCCGTTCGGCGGTGCCCGGCCTTCGCGCTGGAACCTGCTGGCGCGCTTCGCCGTCACCCATGACCGGGTACTCGCGACCGTGCACCCGGGCAACGGCACCGTGGGCGTGACCGTGCTGTGCGAGCCGGACGCCGCGCACTGGGTGGACCTGTTCGCGCTGGACGAGGGCAGCAACTACCAGAACGCCGAGAGCGTGCTGCGCGCGCTGTCCAGCAAGGCCGCCGCCCAGCGCCGCGAGGAGCAGGCGCGGGCCGAACGCGAGGCCACCGACAACGCCCTGACCGTGGCCCGCCTCAACCTGCTGCAGGCGCAGGTCGAACCGCACTTCCTCTACAACACCCTGGCCAACGCCCAGGTGCTGGCGCGCACCGATCCGCCGCGCGCCGAGCAGATGCTGGGCCACCTGATCCAGTACCTGCGCCATTCGCTGCCGCGCGAGCACGACACGCTCTCGACCCTGGGCGAGGAGCTGGAGCGCACCCGCGCCTACCTGGAGATCCTGAAGATCCGGATGGGTACGCGGCTGCAGCTGCAGGTCGAGATTCCCGATGCGCTGAAGCAGGTGACCCTGCCGTCGATGATGCTGCAGACCCTGGTCGAGAACGCGATCAAGCACGGCCTGGAGCCCAAGCCCGGCGGCGGCACCATCTGGATCCTGGCGCGCCAGGTCGACGACCAGGTCACCGTCACCGTGGCCGACGACGGTTGCGGCTTCGGCGACGGCGCCAGCGCCGGTACCGGGATCGGCCTGAAGAACGTGCGCGAGCGGCTGCGCCTGACCTATGGCGATGCCGCCTCGTTCTCCATCGTGTCCAACTTCCCCAGCGGCGTGGCGGCCACCATTGCCGTACCGGCGCCGGCGCCGGCCACCGCGCCGGTCCAACCGCCGCCGGTGCCGGCCGCGGCCGTCGATGGAGGGATCCACCATGGTTGA